TCTCTCTCATAGACGGCCTTGCCGGCGACGACCGTGGCCAGGACCTTTTCGCTCATTCTCAGCAGCGCCTCCGGATGGAGATCTAGGGCGGTCAGATCCGCGTCCACGACCACGAGGTCGGCGAGCTTGCCGGGTTCTAGCGTTCCCCGAATATCGTCGTCGAAGGTGAGATAAGCGCCGTTGCGCGTGAAGGTGGCGAGCGCATCGAGGAACGAGATTCGCTGTTCGGGGCCATGGACCGCGCCCGAGATTTGATGCCGGCGAGTGACCATCTGGTACATGCCGATCCAGGGGTCCGGAGAATTGTTCGGATAATCGGAGCCCGACGCCATCATTACACCTGCATCGAGGAAGGTCTTGTACGGCGTGTGTCGCGCCATGCGCTCGGGGCCGATGTTCCGCACGAAGGAATCTCCCTCGAAATAGAGGTTTGCCGGATTGATGGCGGCGATGACCCTGTAGCGCGCCATGTCGTTGATGACCGATGTTTCCGGTTCGTCGGGTAGGTAGCAATGGATGATGCTCCAGCGAAGATCCGCCCCGGGCCGCTTGCTGCGAATGCGGTCCATCAGAATCTTGTAGACGTCCATGGTCTGGCGAATGGCGGCATCCCCGCAGGCGTGGGTGTGGATCTCCCAGCCGTACTCGGCGATGGGCTCGAACTGAGCGAGCCGGTATTCGAAATCGGGATCGCGGTAAGAGCCGAAATTCTCTTCGCCCAGCGGGTCCTGGGGAATCGTCAGGAACGGAGCGCTCATCGCCGCGCTTCGTGAGCCGATTCCTCCGTCCGCCGAGGACTTCACCCCGCGAATCTTGAGCCACTCGTCTCCCAGATTGTGGAATCCGAGGGCCTCGAGCCTTGCGGCGATCCGCTCCGGCTCCCCGAGCCCAACCGGGTCTCCGCTCCGATACCATCCGTCGTAGATCGTGACCCGGACGGGAAGCAGACCCTGATCGTAGGCTTCCTGATACACGCGGTTGACGCGGCCGATCTGATTGCCGGGCTCGACGATCGCGGTGATGCCGTAGGTCGTGAGCACTTTCAAACCAAGGACCAGGCTTTCGACTTTCTGCTCGAGTGATTTCTCCGGGATGGCGTCGGCCACCAGCCGAGGCGCCTTCGTCCCCACGAAGACACCATTCGGAAGCCCGGTGTCGTCGCGAAAGATGATGTCCCCGGGCTCGAAATCACGCGGCGTCCGGGTGAACCACTCCGGGTGCGTAGAGGGATCGTCGAATTCGATTCCCATCAGCTCGAAGACTTTCGTGTTGACCGCAATGCCTCGATAGATGCGGTCGAGCGAGATGGGA
The Vicinamibacteria bacterium genome window above contains:
- a CDS encoding amidohydrolase family protein: PISLDRIYRGIAVNTKVFELMGIEFDDPSTHPEWFTRTPRDFEPGDIIFRDDTGLPNGVFVGTKAPRLVADAIPEKSLEQKVESLVLGLKVLTTYGITAIVEPGNQIGRVNRVYQEAYDQGLLPVRVTIYDGWYRSGDPVGLGEPERIAARLEALGFHNLGDEWLKIRGVKSSADGGIGSRSAAMSAPFLTIPQDPLGEENFGSYRDPDFEYRLAQFEPIAEYGWEIHTHACGDAAIRQTMDVYKILMDRIRSKRPGADLRWSIIHCYLPDEPETSVINDMARYRVIAAINPANLYFEGDSFVRNIGPERMARHTPYKTFLDAGVMMASGSDYPNNSPDPWIGMYQMVTRRHQISGAVHGPEQRISFLDALATFTRNGAYLTFDDDIRGTLEPGKLADLVVVDADLTALDLHPEALLRMSEKVLATVVAGKAVYERDGFWKSYALHDLPVER